In Desulfuromonas sp. KJ2020, a single window of DNA contains:
- a CDS encoding TonB-dependent receptor plug domain-containing protein: MGIALFLTLAMGTSSLWAQAASADSSQAESTSNEPVADDAIPELSRVTVIGVAVAPVEAGTTTLDSELLENLPTGDGTLTEQLRILPGIQYSEEANSSFTGGEIAPPKVSISGGRPYDNNFQIDGLGNNSLLDPEFLLPNNITNVPGHPQELFLSPRLLESVTVHRSNVSARYGGFTGGVVEAETRDPAKEFGGDLYYRTTRSAWTEFHLDPADAEDFTQSTSEDMQPRFSKHEGGFSLDLPINSRMGLLVAYQQAYASINLTHLAEPEKQYRKNENFFLKYALEISPETILSLTATHAPYEADYFLKDTRDSSYTIKGGGSGLSGTLERIFAFGGLEINAGYRSSRNSRRAPRDWFNWYMTEPTKDWGSLVGSNFSKEGGNGDIDTVLDTWESNAHLAFEPFRLLGTTHYSAIGLGFSHSAAEYDRPDTTTRYTFSRVNDQVVCLEGQVDCVTGEQFMINKNIYEQDHVRASLNQYFFYAEDEMVLGRLAFRPGAHLSYNDYLENWDLGHRLRLKVDVFGKGQTILFGGLNRYYGQTFLTHKLAAGKKPSTAWTRSTTLDADFHPQEWIFKEPTVIPATQISHLDTPYVDEWTAGIDQALLGGRLLLEYLERKGRDLLALTINSKDENGYVYSEWNNNGRSFHQEASLAWERWWGRDYLNFNMTWQDSTSSNESYGDRFEEDDAYEKVLYNGDVLFLWELPRADFNREWVGNLTLVKTLPAGFTFTNVTKYRSGYVGRQTTSFPEGAPPEVVAVYEDVKRPSSTIFDWKISWQTAVSEQQTLVFNLEAYNVFDKKVYVADAEDEYELGRQIWAGIEYLF; this comes from the coding sequence TTGGGTATTGCCTTGTTTTTAACTCTGGCCATGGGGACTTCCAGCCTGTGGGCCCAGGCCGCTAGTGCCGATTCTAGTCAAGCCGAGTCGACCTCGAATGAGCCTGTCGCTGATGACGCTATACCCGAACTTTCACGGGTGACCGTGATCGGTGTGGCCGTGGCTCCTGTCGAGGCGGGCACGACGACTCTGGACAGTGAACTTCTGGAGAACCTCCCCACCGGCGATGGCACCCTGACAGAACAGTTGCGCATCCTACCCGGAATCCAGTACAGCGAAGAAGCCAATTCATCGTTTACTGGCGGTGAAATCGCTCCGCCAAAAGTCTCCATCTCCGGCGGGCGGCCTTACGACAATAATTTTCAGATTGACGGATTGGGGAACAACAGTCTGTTGGATCCTGAGTTTTTATTACCAAACAATATTACGAATGTTCCCGGGCATCCCCAGGAACTCTTTCTCTCTCCCCGTCTGCTGGAGTCCGTCACCGTGCATCGCAGTAATGTGTCGGCTCGTTACGGTGGTTTTACCGGCGGCGTGGTGGAAGCGGAAACCCGGGATCCGGCCAAGGAGTTCGGTGGGGATCTGTATTATCGCACTACCCGGTCGGCCTGGACCGAATTTCACCTGGATCCCGCTGACGCAGAAGATTTCACCCAATCCACCTCGGAAGATATGCAGCCGCGTTTTTCCAAGCACGAAGGGGGCTTTTCCCTGGACCTGCCGATCAACAGCCGGATGGGGCTCCTGGTTGCCTACCAGCAGGCCTACGCATCGATTAATCTGACCCACCTTGCGGAACCTGAAAAGCAATACCGCAAAAACGAAAATTTCTTTCTCAAATACGCGCTGGAGATATCCCCCGAAACCATACTGTCTCTTACGGCGACTCACGCCCCCTATGAAGCCGATTATTTTTTGAAAGACACCCGGGACAGCAGCTATACGATAAAGGGGGGTGGCTCGGGACTTTCAGGCACGCTGGAGAGGATCTTTGCTTTTGGCGGGCTGGAAATCAACGCGGGCTATCGGTCGAGTCGCAACAGTCGTCGGGCGCCTCGAGACTGGTTCAACTGGTACATGACGGAGCCGACCAAGGATTGGGGCAGCCTGGTTGGATCCAATTTCAGTAAAGAAGGCGGCAATGGAGATATCGACACCGTTCTGGATACCTGGGAAAGCAATGCACATCTCGCCTTTGAGCCTTTCCGCCTCTTGGGGACCACACATTATAGCGCCATCGGTCTGGGCTTTTCCCATAGTGCCGCCGAGTATGATCGTCCTGACACCACTACCCGCTACACCTTTAGCCGTGTCAACGATCAGGTCGTCTGTCTAGAGGGCCAAGTAGACTGCGTCACTGGCGAACAGTTCATGATCAATAAAAACATTTACGAACAGGATCATGTCCGGGCCAGCCTCAACCAGTACTTTTTTTACGCTGAAGATGAAATGGTTCTTGGCCGCCTGGCTTTCCGACCGGGCGCGCATCTCTCCTACAACGATTATCTGGAAAACTGGGACCTGGGTCACCGCCTGCGTTTGAAGGTAGATGTTTTCGGGAAGGGGCAGACGATTCTTTTCGGTGGCCTTAACCGTTACTACGGTCAGACCTTTCTGACCCATAAACTGGCGGCAGGTAAGAAACCCAGCACCGCCTGGACCCGCAGCACCACGCTGGACGCCGATTTTCATCCGCAGGAATGGATATTTAAAGAGCCTACGGTTATTCCCGCCACACAGATTTCCCATCTGGATACTCCCTATGTCGACGAGTGGACGGCCGGTATCGATCAGGCTCTTCTCGGCGGCAGGCTGCTGCTGGAATATCTGGAGCGCAAGGGGCGGGACTTGCTGGCATTGACCATCAACTCCAAGGATGAAAACGGCTATGTCTATTCCGAATGGAATAACAACGGCCGCAGCTTTCACCAGGAAGCGAGCCTGGCCTGGGAACGCTGGTGGGGTCGGGATTATCTGAACTTCAATATGACCTGGCAGGACAGCACTTCGAGTAATGAAAGCTATGGGGACCGATTTGAAGAGGATGACGCCTATGAGAAGGTGCTGTACAACGGGGATGTCCTGTTTCTCTGGGAGCTGCCCAGGGCAGATTTCAACCGTGAATGGGTGGGCAACCTGACCCTGGTGAAGACCCTGCCCGCCGGTTTCACCTTCACCAACGTCACCAAGTACCGCAGCGGGTATGTGGGACGACAAACCACCAGCTTTCCAGAGGGGGCGCCGCCCGAGGTGGTGGCGGTCTACGAAGACGTCAAACGCCCGAGTTCGACGATTTTCGACTGGAAAATAAGCTGGCAGACGGCCGTATCCGAGCAGCAGACTCTGGTGTTCAACCTGGAGGCCTACAACGTGTTCGATAAAAAGGTCTACGTGGCAGATGCCGAGGACGAATACGAACTGGGCCGCCAGATCTGGGCGGGGATCGAGTATCTTTTCTAG
- a CDS encoding LVIVD repeat-containing protein produces the protein MAKTSKLIFSTLAVCVLLMAPLVLAIQTLDKKGSASVQIDEALLADLPAGADSLQVTVKGWGFDRDTRFSFYPDYSNKGAIIGTASTWGAANALVIRGDTAFVAVGKQGLQSFDISNPSKLRPLGAAPLVGDNPSAWDLSLVGDIAYVSAGKGGIQLFDIKNPTRIIPLDVVHLPEPTFGIATTPNLAIVASGKAGLHFFDIRNSRPPRLLAQLDLPGHAFDVVINGHFAYIADNKNSLHIIDITNPANPILLHSVETPDKCFDVDYADGKIFIAGNRAGLHIFDVSDPVNPKWLSSTDTRGTAFGIRVFGHQAFVCEGTNGLTIYDVTNARNPQLKGGWDTPGNTRQIHLAGGAAFLADGHEGIQVLDIDSATTPLIDVYPARNASVSESGGQREHLLFSSRKNLLEVLSPSGSAPFKTIGHLAYETDLVTTINDLKAQNSLLYAADPTYGIHIYDTTNPSTLKKIGGLLTTGKTQALALTDHTLCVADGPGGLLLVDVTDPQAPVAIGPPLALGTTTAIAARTGLAVVALDEAGLRVLDISISLLPKVIASIDIPGNIRDLILTEKYLYVTVESEGLHIIDMGQPHRPQHLATLKTPGAAMKMDLFENTIFLAGGSAGLQIIDVHDPVSPRLLQSIPTNFKGQALSVAVVWPNIYVAGENFERNDHLLCLKLNSHFEEISRLLIPANSFSSTCLARNETNLFMGDATWGIQSFDINEKNLGDLLFSHSALRLSKRIVAQNDLVYLLYQTGGIVVVDISNPEHLRVKEKVPLWLETPVEMAVEKQWLYIVDREKGLLILDVSDLEKIRVVSTLSTPGQASGVAVSGDHAFIADSSEGLLIVDVSDHLNPQVVSSVKLPWPRREFAFAMGVALEDSFAYVANGPEGMMVVDISRLDKPRIVSTFNTQGFSSWVTVKDRRAYLADNKAGIHVLDVSDPHNPVSTGTIDLPGNARNGVIRQNEGFFTSVEAGLIRARLPASPLKTQIINPNTAKLTLPYPGKEGRYTLRAYNRGSFSELHGGLELTGTASAAPVLRADLSAP, from the coding sequence ATGGCCAAAACATCCAAATTGATTTTTTCCACCCTGGCGGTCTGCGTCCTTCTGATGGCGCCCCTCGTTCTGGCGATACAGACCCTCGACAAGAAAGGGTCCGCATCGGTTCAGATTGACGAAGCCCTTCTCGCCGACCTGCCTGCGGGCGCCGATTCCCTGCAGGTCACCGTCAAAGGTTGGGGGTTCGACCGAGATACCCGCTTCTCGTTTTATCCGGACTACAGCAACAAAGGCGCTATCATCGGGACGGCTTCCACCTGGGGAGCAGCCAACGCCCTGGTCATCCGGGGTGATACGGCGTTTGTAGCGGTCGGCAAACAGGGGCTGCAGAGCTTCGACATCAGCAATCCCTCAAAATTGCGGCCCTTGGGAGCCGCTCCCCTTGTGGGAGACAATCCTTCGGCCTGGGACCTTTCCCTTGTTGGGGATATCGCCTATGTCTCTGCCGGAAAAGGCGGAATACAGTTATTCGACATCAAGAATCCAACCCGGATCATCCCATTGGATGTCGTCCATCTGCCGGAACCAACCTTCGGCATTGCCACCACCCCGAACCTGGCGATTGTCGCTAGCGGCAAAGCGGGATTGCACTTTTTCGACATTCGCAATTCACGACCTCCCCGCCTGCTCGCACAACTCGATCTTCCCGGTCATGCCTTCGATGTCGTCATAAATGGTCACTTTGCCTACATCGCTGACAACAAAAATTCTTTGCATATTATCGACATTACCAACCCAGCCAACCCCATTCTTCTCCATTCGGTTGAAACACCGGATAAATGTTTTGATGTGGATTACGCCGATGGAAAGATCTTTATCGCCGGAAACCGTGCGGGCCTGCATATTTTCGATGTTTCCGATCCAGTCAATCCCAAGTGGCTCAGCAGTACCGACACCAGGGGAACAGCCTTTGGCATCCGGGTGTTCGGCCATCAAGCTTTTGTATGTGAAGGGACCAACGGTCTAACAATTTATGATGTGACCAACGCCAGAAACCCTCAACTCAAGGGGGGGTGGGACACACCGGGTAACACCCGTCAGATACATCTTGCGGGTGGGGCAGCCTTTTTGGCCGATGGCCATGAGGGTATTCAGGTTCTGGACATTGATAGCGCCACGACACCCCTGATCGACGTTTATCCCGCCCGAAATGCGAGTGTAAGCGAATCAGGCGGGCAAAGAGAACATTTGCTCTTTAGCAGCCGAAAGAACCTCCTGGAAGTGTTGTCACCCAGCGGGTCTGCCCCCTTTAAGACCATTGGCCACCTGGCCTATGAGACCGACCTGGTCACCACTATTAACGACCTGAAAGCACAAAACTCGCTGCTTTACGCCGCCGACCCGACCTACGGTATCCACATCTACGATACGACCAACCCCAGCACTCTGAAGAAAATCGGCGGGCTTTTGACGACGGGCAAGACGCAAGCCCTGGCGCTGACCGATCACACACTCTGTGTGGCTGACGGCCCAGGCGGACTTTTGCTGGTGGACGTCACCGATCCCCAAGCTCCTGTAGCGATTGGACCGCCACTTGCCCTGGGAACAACCACCGCTATCGCCGCCCGAACGGGTTTGGCGGTGGTGGCCCTTGACGAGGCTGGCCTACGGGTGCTCGACATCAGCATCTCCCTCCTCCCAAAAGTCATCGCCTCCATTGACATTCCAGGCAACATCCGCGACCTCATCCTTACGGAGAAATATCTTTATGTGACGGTCGAGTCCGAGGGTCTTCATATTATCGACATGGGTCAACCCCACCGACCACAACATCTGGCCACTCTCAAAACGCCCGGAGCGGCCATGAAAATGGATCTTTTTGAGAATACGATTTTTCTGGCCGGCGGGTCAGCGGGTCTGCAGATTATCGACGTCCATGATCCAGTGAGCCCCCGCCTGCTTCAGTCGATTCCGACTAACTTCAAAGGTCAGGCGCTGTCTGTGGCCGTGGTTTGGCCTAACATTTACGTCGCTGGCGAAAACTTTGAAAGAAACGACCACCTGTTGTGCCTCAAACTGAATTCCCATTTTGAGGAGATATCACGTCTATTGATTCCCGCCAACTCCTTCAGTTCCACCTGCCTGGCCAGGAATGAAACAAATCTTTTCATGGGGGATGCGACCTGGGGAATCCAGTCTTTCGATATCAACGAGAAAAACCTGGGGGATCTCTTGTTTTCCCACTCAGCCCTAAGGCTTTCCAAGAGAATCGTTGCCCAAAACGACCTCGTCTATCTTCTCTACCAAACGGGTGGAATTGTGGTGGTCGATATCAGCAACCCTGAACACCTGCGAGTAAAAGAAAAAGTTCCTTTATGGCTTGAAACTCCTGTCGAAATGGCCGTGGAGAAACAATGGCTTTATATCGTTGACCGGGAGAAAGGCCTGTTGATTCTGGATGTCTCGGACTTGGAGAAAATCAGGGTGGTCAGCACCCTATCGACACCGGGGCAAGCCTCGGGCGTTGCTGTTAGCGGCGACCACGCGTTTATTGCCGACAGTTCGGAAGGATTGCTGATTGTCGATGTGAGCGACCATTTGAATCCACAGGTCGTTTCCTCCGTCAAGCTCCCTTGGCCGCGGCGGGAGTTTGCCTTCGCCATGGGTGTGGCACTGGAGGACTCTTTTGCCTATGTGGCCAATGGCCCGGAAGGCATGATGGTGGTGGATATATCCCGCCTCGATAAACCTCGTATCGTCAGCACGTTTAATACGCAGGGTTTTTCCAGTTGGGTGACCGTAAAAGATCGGAGGGCTTACCTGGCCGACAATAAAGCCGGCATTCATGTTCTGGATGTGTCAGATCCTCACAATCCTGTCAGCACCGGTACCATAGACCTCCCAGGAAATGCCAGAAACGGTGTCATACGACAGAACGAGGGCTTTTTCACCAGCGTGGAAGCCGGTCTGATCAGGGCGCGGCTTCCGGCCTCGCCACTGAAAACGCAGATTATCAACCCAAACACCGCCAAGCTGACCTTGCCGTATCCGGGCAAAGAAGGCCGTTACACTCTGCGCGCCTACAACCGCGGGTCTTTCTCCGAATTGCACGGAGGCCTCGAATTGACGGGAACAGCTTCGGCAGCCCCTGTCCTCAGGGCCGATCTTTCCGCTCCCTAG
- a CDS encoding response regulator has translation MTFFRGMSIQKKLTAIMMVTAGVVLLLTTVAFMVTEIVSYRRALVANVSSVAEIIAANARMPLSYQNQRLLNDTLAALDSEASIREAYIFDQKNRPVAQFVKDRESLKFLGFTENSPQHTRRLETAIERGEAHHFFSSNGLSAFTPVIHDTTRIGMIYLLADLDSLYSRLLWFAIAGIGVMALSILAAYFIASHLQAHISQPVLDLVGKMRSTSEFQMDPMPGGTRKKDELKLLDAGFSHLLQQLQERNAELVKHQEELEDQVRQRTAELQAAKDLADNANEAKSRFLANMSHEIRTPMIGVLGMTDLLLGTTLDANQRSLAQTVHHSGETLLAILNDILDFSKIEAGKLELETIDFNLREAIEEAVELFTEKAYSKGVELVSLIPMTLPQRVVGDPTRLRQVLFNLIGNAVKFTERGEVVVELELDKGRGGNTGIRFSVSDTGIGIDETAKAQIFDSFSQADSSTSRHYGGTGLGLAISRQLVAMMGGEILLDSAPGQGSTFSFTLDLDIEDQRLDVCSAALPHLPDNTTVLVIEPNPTQRRVLTHYLQSLGCDVDRVATHAEAKTLSAKRTLMGHPYTLTIMGCCSGKDTEGTFEQIRLLRQQTALKSSRALLLCPPVSPCLQDNRWETYFQAIISKPVKLASLAQVIDDVLHDRTAMPHQSIPQTASSAPGEEPLVHPLGRILLAEDTPATQRLIQIILNKMGYEVTTVPNGEAAIQTLVDQDFSLVLMDCQMPIMDGYTATRHLRAMDIKTPIIALTADAQIENIDRCKEAGMDDYLAKPFRQAKLLEVLGRWLPEEAAQAEKEASAIPRI, from the coding sequence ATGACGTTTTTTCGGGGCATGAGCATCCAGAAAAAACTGACCGCGATCATGATGGTCACGGCAGGGGTCGTCCTTCTGCTGACCACCGTCGCCTTTATGGTCACGGAAATTGTATCCTACCGGCGGGCACTTGTCGCCAATGTTTCTTCCGTCGCCGAAATTATCGCGGCCAATGCGCGCATGCCCCTGAGCTATCAGAATCAGCGCCTGTTGAATGATACCCTGGCCGCCCTCGACTCCGAAGCCAGCATCCGCGAAGCCTATATTTTCGACCAGAAGAACCGACCCGTCGCCCAGTTTGTCAAAGACCGTGAGAGCCTGAAATTTCTCGGCTTCACCGAAAATTCGCCACAGCACACCCGTCGGCTGGAAACCGCTATCGAAAGGGGCGAGGCTCACCACTTCTTTTCGTCCAACGGTCTCTCCGCTTTCACTCCTGTCATTCATGACACGACGCGCATCGGCATGATCTACCTCCTCGCCGACCTCGATTCCCTTTACAGCCGCCTGCTCTGGTTCGCCATCGCCGGTATCGGTGTGATGGCGCTGTCTATTTTGGCGGCCTATTTCATCGCCTCGCATTTGCAGGCGCACATTTCCCAGCCCGTTCTGGATCTGGTGGGGAAAATGCGGTCGACCTCTGAATTTCAGATGGATCCCATGCCGGGAGGCACGCGCAAAAAGGACGAGCTCAAGCTGCTCGACGCCGGTTTCAGTCATCTTCTGCAGCAACTTCAAGAGCGCAATGCGGAGCTGGTTAAACACCAGGAAGAGTTGGAAGACCAGGTTCGCCAGCGCACGGCCGAACTGCAGGCGGCCAAGGATCTGGCCGACAACGCTAACGAGGCGAAGTCGCGCTTTCTCGCCAACATGAGTCACGAAATCAGAACTCCCATGATTGGCGTTCTCGGGATGACCGACCTGCTGCTGGGTACAACGCTGGATGCCAACCAGAGAAGCCTGGCCCAAACCGTCCATCATTCCGGCGAAACACTGCTGGCCATTCTCAACGACATTCTCGACTTCTCCAAGATCGAAGCCGGCAAACTCGAACTGGAAACCATTGATTTCAATCTGAGGGAAGCCATCGAAGAAGCGGTGGAATTATTCACCGAGAAGGCTTATTCCAAAGGGGTGGAATTGGTCAGCCTTATTCCCATGACGCTCCCGCAAAGGGTTGTCGGTGACCCGACCCGGCTGCGACAGGTGCTCTTCAACCTCATTGGCAATGCCGTCAAATTCACCGAGCGCGGCGAGGTGGTGGTCGAACTTGAGCTAGACAAAGGCCGCGGCGGCAACACCGGCATCCGCTTCAGCGTCAGCGACACGGGGATCGGTATCGACGAAACCGCCAAGGCACAGATCTTCGATTCCTTCTCGCAGGCGGATTCCAGCACCAGTCGCCACTATGGCGGCACCGGGCTGGGCCTGGCCATTTCCAGGCAACTGGTCGCCATGATGGGCGGCGAAATCCTGCTGGACAGCGCCCCGGGCCAAGGATCGACTTTTTCCTTTACCCTCGACCTCGATATAGAAGATCAAAGGCTGGACGTATGCAGTGCAGCACTACCGCACCTGCCGGACAATACAACGGTTCTCGTTATCGAGCCCAACCCGACCCAGCGCCGCGTCCTGACCCACTACCTGCAGAGCCTGGGTTGCGACGTGGACAGGGTCGCCACCCACGCGGAAGCCAAAACCCTGTCAGCCAAGCGCACCCTCATGGGACATCCCTACACCCTGACCATTATGGGCTGCTGTTCAGGCAAAGACACCGAAGGGACCTTTGAACAGATTCGCCTTTTGCGCCAACAAACGGCCTTGAAGTCAAGCAGGGCTCTTTTGCTCTGCCCTCCCGTCAGCCCCTGCCTGCAGGACAACCGCTGGGAAACCTATTTTCAGGCGATCATTTCCAAGCCCGTAAAATTGGCGAGCCTCGCGCAGGTCATCGATGACGTCCTCCACGACAGAACGGCGATGCCCCACCAGTCCATCCCCCAAACAGCCTCTTCGGCACCTGGGGAAGAACCACTCGTTCACCCGTTGGGGCGTATTCTGCTGGCCGAAGATACGCCGGCGACCCAACGTCTGATCCAGATCATCCTCAACAAGATGGGCTACGAGGTCACCACCGTGCCCAACGGCGAAGCCGCAATCCAAACTCTCGTCGATCAGGACTTCAGTCTTGTCCTCATGGATTGCCAGATGCCGATCATGGATGGTTATACGGCGACCCGGCACCTGCGCGCCATGGATATCAAGACGCCGATCATTGCCCTGACCGCCGACGCCCAGATCGAGAACATCGACCGCTGCAAAGAAGCCGGCATGGACGACTACCTCGCCAAGCCCTTCCGTCAGGCAAAACTGCTGGAGGTTCTCGGCAGATGGCTGCCCGAAGAGGCTGCGCAGGCCGAAAAAGAGGCCTCCGCCATCCCAAGGATTTAA
- a CDS encoding SDR family oxidoreductase, translated as MSGHKDQRPVLVTGGTGYIGSRLVPRLLKAGHRVRVLARSAQKIGQRAWGHHPNLEVEEGDVLNPADLKRALSGCRAVYYLVHSMNPKVKSFGSADRLAAENMVEASRLAGVQQIIYLGGLGEESADLSQHLVSRHEVAAILQRGDVPVTVLRAAMVIGSGSASFEILRYLVDRLPVMVTPRWIDTPCQPIAVRNVLTYLMGVLDNPLALDKTFDIGQPEVVTYRRLMEIYAEEAGLRKRLILPVPVLTPRLSSYWIHLVTPVPAALARPLAEGLRNPVICRNDDIRTLVPQTLLDCREAIRLALERVKQQAVESSWREAGDMLPAEWSDPGDPQWAGGTYYEDCWRVVVEGNPDNLWPFIRRIGGSTGWYYADWLWGVRGIVDRLIGGVGLSRGRRNDEDILPGDVIDFWRVQRVDPPRSLLLVAEMKLPGEAVLEFSLKSFGDGKTELRQTARFLPRGMGGIIYWYLVYPFHVPVFKGMLRGMVERSGASLLEGPARP; from the coding sequence ATGTCGGGACATAAGGATCAGCGGCCTGTCCTGGTCACGGGAGGGACAGGCTATATCGGTAGCCGCCTGGTGCCGCGGCTGTTGAAAGCGGGCCATCGCGTACGGGTTCTGGCGCGGTCTGCGCAAAAAATAGGGCAGCGCGCGTGGGGACACCATCCGAACCTGGAGGTTGAGGAAGGGGATGTGCTTAATCCGGCGGATTTGAAGCGGGCTCTGTCCGGATGCCGGGCGGTTTATTATCTGGTTCATTCGATGAACCCGAAAGTCAAAAGCTTCGGTTCGGCCGACCGTCTGGCAGCGGAAAATATGGTAGAAGCATCGCGTTTGGCCGGGGTACAGCAGATCATTTACCTGGGGGGGTTGGGAGAAGAATCCGCCGATCTCAGCCAGCATCTTGTCTCCCGGCACGAGGTGGCCGCTATTCTGCAGCGAGGTGACGTACCGGTGACGGTGCTGCGCGCCGCCATGGTGATCGGTTCCGGCAGCGCCTCTTTCGAAATATTACGCTACCTGGTGGATCGATTGCCCGTCATGGTCACACCGCGCTGGATTGATACGCCCTGTCAGCCTATTGCGGTCCGGAACGTGCTCACCTACCTCATGGGGGTGCTTGATAACCCACTGGCTCTGGACAAGACTTTTGATATTGGACAGCCAGAGGTGGTGACCTACCGGCGCCTGATGGAGATCTACGCGGAAGAGGCCGGCTTGCGAAAACGCCTCATCCTGCCCGTTCCTGTTCTTACTCCCCGTCTCAGTTCTTACTGGATTCATCTGGTGACACCGGTGCCGGCGGCCTTGGCGCGCCCCCTGGCCGAGGGCCTGCGTAATCCGGTCATCTGCCGGAATGACGATATCCGAACCCTTGTGCCGCAGACTCTGCTGGATTGCCGTGAGGCGATTCGCCTGGCTCTGGAACGCGTGAAGCAGCAGGCGGTGGAAAGTTCATGGCGGGAAGCTGGCGATATGCTTCCGGCGGAATGGAGCGATCCTGGCGATCCCCAATGGGCTGGGGGAACGTATTACGAAGACTGCTGGCGTGTCGTGGTCGAGGGGAATCCCGATAACCTCTGGCCTTTCATCCGGCGCATCGGCGGCTCTACCGGCTGGTACTATGCTGACTGGTTGTGGGGGGTGCGTGGGATTGTAGACCGGCTGATTGGCGGTGTCGGGTTGAGTCGTGGTCGTCGGAACGATGAAGACATCCTGCCTGGTGATGTGATTGATTTCTGGCGTGTGCAGCGCGTTGATCCTCCTCGGTCTCTGTTGCTGGTGGCGGAAATGAAACTGCCCGGTGAAGCGGTTCTGGAGTTTTCCTTGAAAAGCTTCGGCGATGGGAAGACCGAACTGCGTCAAACCGCTCGATTCCTCCCTCGCGGCATGGGGGGCATTATCTATTGGTATCTGGTCTACCCGTTCCATGTGCCTGTCTTCAAAGGAATGCTCCGTGGCATGGTCGAACGCTCTGGGGCCTCCTTGCTGGAGGGACCGGCGCGCCCCTGA